A window from Salarias fasciatus chromosome 11, fSalaFa1.1, whole genome shotgun sequence encodes these proteins:
- the pafah1b3 gene encoding platelet-activating factor acetylhydrolase IB subunit gamma, which translates to MSEEQRSLAATPVPCQDVQGDERWMSLHDGFVSYSKGKEPEVLFVGDSLIQLMHQFGIWRELFSPLHSLNFGIGGDATQHVLWRLINGELDSISPKVVVLWVGTNNHGHTPEQICEGIMAIVQVIKDKVPHAHTLVLSLLPRGKAPNPLRERNAKVNKLVQTALLSLPHASFLDVDSGFVQPDGTISHQDMYDYLHLTPQGYQSVCEPLHKTITALLDKPAEN; encoded by the exons ATGAGTGAAGAACAGCGAAGCCTTGCTGCCACACCCGTCCCCTGTCAGGACGTACAGGGAGATGAACGCTGGATGTCTCTG CACGACGGCTTTGTGTCCTACAGCAAAGGCAAGGAGCCCGAAGTGCTGTTTGTTGGAGACTCCCTCATTCAGCTTATGCATCAGTTTGGG ATATGGCGGGAGTTGTTTTCTCCTCTACATTCCCTCAATTTTGGTATTGGCGGTGATGCAACACAACATGTGCTGTGGAGACTGATCAATGGCGAACTGGATAGCATCAGCCCAAAG GTCGTGGTTCTCTGGGTTGGCACGAACAATCACGGTCACACTCCAGAACAGATCTGTGAAGGCATCATGGCTATTGTCCAAGTCATCAAGGATAAAGTGCCCCATGCCCACACGCTTGTACTT AGTTTACTGCCCAGAGGTAAAGCACCAAACCCTCTGAGAGAGCGTAATGCCAAGGTGAACAAGCTGGTCCAAACTGCCTTATTATCGCTTCCTCATGCCTCCTTCCTCGATGTGGACTCGGGCTTCGTGCAGCCCGATGGCACCATCTCCCATCAGGACATGTACGACTACCTTCACCTGACCCCCCAGGGCTACCAGAGCGTCTGTGAACCTCTGCACAAAACCATCACGGCCCTTCTCGATAAACCTGCCGAGAACTGA